Proteins encoded in a region of the Ancylobacter sp. SL191 genome:
- a CDS encoding CreA family protein: MKPFAALLLAAALGLGLGAPAIAQEPDLIFKKSTVWKFLTPDDKLATYGIDDPVVEGVACHYTVPERGGVKGMVGIAEEVSDISIACRQIGPIAFKGKFDQGDVVYRESRSLIFKKMQIVRGCDVKRNVLVYLVYSDKLIDGSPKNSTSTVPIMPWGATNEAPKCADFVK, encoded by the coding sequence ATGAAGCCTTTCGCCGCCCTTCTCCTCGCCGCCGCTCTCGGGCTCGGCCTCGGCGCCCCCGCCATCGCGCAGGAACCGGACCTTATCTTCAAGAAATCAACGGTTTGGAAGTTCCTCACGCCCGACGACAAACTCGCCACCTATGGCATTGACGACCCCGTCGTCGAGGGCGTGGCGTGTCATTATACCGTTCCCGAGCGCGGCGGGGTGAAGGGGATGGTCGGCATCGCCGAGGAGGTTTCCGACATCTCCATCGCCTGCCGGCAGATCGGGCCCATCGCCTTCAAGGGCAAGTTCGACCAGGGCGACGTCGTCTACCGCGAGAGCCGTTCGCTGATCTTCAAGAAGATGCAGATCGTGCGCGGCTGCGACGTGAAGCGTAACGTGCTGGTTTATCTCGTCTATTCCGACAAGCTGATCGACGGCAGCCCGAAGAATTCGACCTCCACCGTGCCGATCATGCCGTGGGGCGCCACCAATGAGGCGCCCAAATGCGCGGACTTCGTGAAATGA
- a CDS encoding DUF2865 domain-containing protein yields the protein MMLRFPRPRAVLTAVLGPMAALTVLAGSALAQDMPPGAVGGGAPPGDRSVCIRLEGQLAALDRGGSTGQPDVGAQIAQLQQGLADLTGQARQLGCDKRGFLIFQPQLPPQCDALNRRIAQTRTQLDRTMMQARGDQGGTDEQRRQLVYALAQNNCGAQYQAALGQPQGGYGNAPQQRRAPRNLFEQLFGVPRNLDEEAGPLDVQPLEMPKVSTYRTVCVRTCDGFFFPVSFAATPAKFGSDEAQCQRQCPGTEARLFAYRNPGEDIEQAVGTNGQPYMSLPNALLYKKQFVAACSCRPAGMSWAQALSQEDDPTLRKGDIVVTEDASREMAQPRPATPAAPAKKP from the coding sequence ATGATGCTGCGATTCCCCCGCCCGCGCGCCGTCCTCACGGCCGTGCTCGGCCCCATGGCCGCCCTGACGGTCCTCGCCGGCAGCGCCCTCGCGCAGGACATGCCGCCCGGCGCGGTGGGTGGCGGCGCGCCGCCCGGCGACCGCTCGGTGTGTATCCGTCTGGAGGGCCAGCTCGCCGCGCTCGACCGCGGCGGCAGTACCGGGCAGCCCGATGTCGGCGCGCAGATTGCTCAGCTTCAGCAAGGACTTGCCGATCTCACCGGGCAGGCGCGCCAGCTTGGCTGCGACAAGCGCGGCTTCCTCATCTTCCAGCCGCAACTGCCCCCGCAATGCGACGCGCTGAACCGCCGGATCGCCCAGACCCGCACCCAGCTCGACCGTACCATGATGCAGGCGCGCGGCGATCAGGGCGGCACGGACGAGCAGCGCCGCCAGCTCGTCTACGCCCTCGCGCAGAATAATTGCGGCGCCCAGTACCAGGCCGCGCTCGGCCAGCCGCAGGGCGGCTATGGCAACGCCCCGCAACAGCGCCGCGCCCCGCGCAACCTGTTCGAGCAGCTTTTCGGCGTGCCGCGCAATCTCGACGAGGAAGCCGGCCCGCTCGACGTGCAGCCGCTGGAAATGCCGAAGGTGTCAACCTACCGCACGGTCTGCGTGCGCACCTGCGACGGCTTCTTCTTCCCGGTCTCCTTCGCCGCCACCCCGGCGAAGTTCGGCTCGGACGAGGCGCAGTGCCAGCGCCAGTGTCCGGGCACGGAAGCCCGCCTCTTCGCCTATCGCAATCCGGGCGAGGACATCGAGCAGGCGGTCGGCACCAATGGGCAGCCCTATATGTCGCTGCCTAACGCCTTGCTGTACAAGAAACAATTCGTCGCCGCCTGTTCCTGCCGCCCCGCCGGCATGAGCTGGGCGCAGGCGCTCAGCCAGGAAGACGACCCGACCCTGCGCAAGGGCGACATCGTCGTCACCGAGGACGCCTCGCGCGAAATGGCCCAGCCCCGCCCGGCAACGCCCGCCGCCCCGGCGAAGAAGCCTTAA
- a CDS encoding glutamate--tRNA ligase, producing MIPPVLRFAPSPTGLLHVGNARTALYNALYARREGGTFILRYDDTDTARSTEAFAEAIARDMAWLGLAPDRVEYQSRRLDRYNAAIERLKAAGRLYPAYETEEELETRRLSRRRRGLPPTYDRAALKLSQEDRARLEAEGRRPHWRFRLDGRKVVWADLVRGEQAVDTATLSDPVLVRADGSYLYTLTSVVDDIEMGVTHVVRGEDHVTNTGVQIEIIEALAGTVPVFAHHNLLTLPSGEGLSKRLGHLSLTALREEGQEALAVASLAMLTGTSLAVEAVADLDALAERLDFAKISRAPARFDPADLDTLTAQTLHALPYAAVADRLAGQGVGGGEAFWLAVRGNLARLANAAGWWRVVEGPLAPVIAPEDADFLAQAAELLPPEPWDEGVYAAFLAAVKPASGRAGKSLFHPLRLALTGASSGPELKALLPLIGRARAIARLKGEAA from the coding sequence ATGATACCTCCCGTCCTCCGCTTCGCCCCGTCGCCGACGGGCCTTCTGCATGTCGGCAATGCCCGCACCGCGCTCTACAACGCGCTCTATGCCCGGCGCGAGGGCGGGACGTTTATCCTTCGGTATGATGACACCGACACGGCGCGCTCCACCGAGGCCTTCGCGGAGGCCATCGCCCGCGACATGGCATGGCTCGGGCTGGCGCCGGACCGGGTCGAGTACCAGTCGCGCCGTCTCGACCGCTATAATGCCGCCATCGAACGACTGAAGGCGGCGGGGCGGCTCTACCCGGCCTATGAGACCGAGGAAGAGCTGGAGACGCGCCGCCTCTCCCGTCGCCGCCGAGGCCTGCCGCCAACCTATGACCGGGCGGCCCTCAAGCTCTCGCAGGAGGACCGCGCGCGGCTCGAGGCCGAGGGACGGCGCCCGCATTGGCGCTTTCGGCTCGATGGACGCAAGGTCGTCTGGGCCGATCTCGTGCGCGGGGAGCAGGCGGTGGATACGGCGACGCTCTCCGACCCCGTGCTGGTGCGGGCCGATGGCAGCTATCTCTACACGCTGACCTCCGTGGTCGACGACATCGAGATGGGCGTCACCCATGTCGTGCGCGGCGAGGACCATGTCACCAATACCGGCGTGCAGATCGAGATCATCGAGGCGCTTGCCGGCACCGTGCCGGTGTTTGCGCACCATAATCTGCTGACCCTGCCGAGCGGGGAGGGGTTGTCGAAGCGCCTCGGCCATCTCTCGCTGACCGCGCTGCGCGAGGAAGGGCAGGAGGCGCTGGCGGTTGCCTCGCTCGCCATGCTCACCGGCACCTCGCTGGCGGTCGAGGCGGTGGCCGATCTCGACGCTCTGGCTGAACGCCTTGATTTCGCGAAGATTTCACGCGCGCCAGCGCGCTTCGACCCGGCTGATCTCGATACGCTGACCGCCCAGACCCTCCACGCCCTGCCTTACGCGGCGGTGGCAGATCGGCTGGCAGGACAGGGTGTCGGCGGCGGCGAGGCGTTCTGGCTGGCGGTGCGCGGCAATCTCGCGCGGCTGGCCAATGCGGCTGGCTGGTGGCGGGTGGTCGAGGGGCCGCTCGCGCCAGTGATCGCGCCGGAGGATGCCGATTTTCTCGCGCAGGCCGCCGAGCTTCTGCCGCCGGAGCCGTGGGATGAGGGCGTCTATGCCGCCTTCCTCGCGGCGGTGAAGCCCGCCAGCGGGCGCGCCGGCAAGTCGCTGTTCCACCCGCTGCGCCTCGCGCTCACCGGGGCGTCCAGTGGCCCGGAACTCAAGGCGTTGCTGCCGCTGATCGGGCGCGCGCGGGCGATCGCGCGGCTGAAGGGCGAGGCGGCCTGA
- a CDS encoding NAD+ synthase, with protein sequence MSSEPADQLLIALAQLNPTVGDVAGNLAMAREARARAAEQGADLLVLTELFIAGYPPEDLVLKPAFQAACRTAVEQLASDTSDGGPAVLVGAPWLDAGKLYNAVLLLEDGRIAAIRYKVDLPNYGPFDEKRVFVPGPMPGPIAFKGVRIGVPVCEDIWSQDVIECLAETGAELLLIPNGSPYRRTVYDERMNVAVARVVESGLPLAYVNQIGGQDELVFDGGSFVLNADRSLAIQLPNFQERIRVTRWERWADGWRCEEGARAPLLTGDEADYAACVIGLRDYVEKNRFPGVVLGLSGGIDSAICAAMAVDALGAERVHCVMLPYRYTSNESLSDAAAVAEALGVRYDIVPIADGVEALEGTLAPMFAGRARDVTEENLQSRVRGTLLMSISNKFGAMVVTTGNKSEMSTGYATLYGDMNGGYNPIKDLYKSQVFRLCRLRNGWKPAHALGPDGPVMPENIITKPPTAELRENQKDEDSLPPYEVLDAILERLVERELPVAEIVAQGYDAALVARVERMLNIAEYKRRQAAPGVKVTTRNFGRDRRYPITNRFRETA encoded by the coding sequence ATGTCGTCAGAACCCGCCGATCAGCTTCTCATCGCCCTTGCCCAGCTCAACCCGACGGTCGGTGACGTCGCCGGGAACCTCGCCATGGCGCGCGAGGCGCGGGCCCGCGCGGCCGAGCAGGGCGCCGATCTCCTCGTCCTCACCGAGCTGTTCATCGCCGGCTACCCGCCGGAAGATCTCGTGCTCAAGCCCGCCTTCCAGGCGGCGTGCCGCACGGCGGTGGAGCAACTGGCGAGCGATACGTCGGATGGCGGCCCGGCCGTGCTGGTCGGCGCCCCCTGGCTCGATGCCGGCAAGCTCTACAACGCCGTGCTGCTGCTCGAGGACGGGCGCATCGCCGCGATCCGCTACAAGGTGGATCTGCCCAATTACGGCCCGTTCGACGAGAAGCGCGTCTTCGTTCCGGGCCCGATGCCCGGCCCGATCGCCTTCAAGGGCGTGCGGATCGGCGTGCCGGTCTGCGAGGATATCTGGTCGCAGGATGTCATCGAATGCCTCGCCGAGACCGGCGCCGAGCTGCTGCTGATTCCCAACGGTTCGCCGTATCGTCGTACCGTCTACGATGAGCGGATGAACGTCGCCGTTGCCCGCGTCGTCGAAAGCGGCCTGCCGCTCGCCTATGTGAACCAGATCGGCGGGCAGGACGAGCTGGTGTTCGACGGCGGCTCCTTCGTGCTCAACGCCGACCGCTCGCTGGCGATCCAGCTTCCGAACTTCCAGGAGCGCATCCGCGTCACCCGCTGGGAACGCTGGGCCGATGGATGGCGCTGCGAGGAGGGGGCGCGCGCGCCGCTGCTGACGGGCGACGAGGCGGATTATGCCGCCTGCGTCATCGGGCTGCGCGATTATGTCGAGAAAAACCGCTTTCCCGGCGTGGTGCTCGGCCTCTCCGGCGGCATCGATTCGGCCATCTGCGCCGCCATGGCGGTGGATGCGCTCGGGGCGGAGCGCGTGCATTGCGTGATGCTGCCCTACCGGTACACCTCCAATGAATCGCTCTCCGACGCGGCGGCGGTCGCCGAGGCGCTGGGCGTGCGCTACGACATCGTGCCGATCGCCGACGGGGTCGAGGCGCTGGAGGGCACGCTGGCGCCGATGTTCGCCGGGCGGGCGAGGGATGTGACGGAGGAGAATCTCCAGTCCCGCGTGCGCGGCACGCTGCTCATGTCGATCTCCAACAAGTTCGGTGCGATGGTTGTGACCACCGGCAACAAGTCGGAAATGTCGACCGGCTACGCCACGCTCTATGGCGACATGAATGGCGGCTACAACCCGATCAAGGACTTGTACAAGTCGCAGGTCTTCCGCCTGTGCCGCCTGCGCAATGGCTGGAAGCCGGCGCACGCTCTGGGCCCGGACGGGCCGGTGATGCCGGAGAATATCATCACCAAGCCGCCGACGGCGGAACTGCGCGAGAACCAGAAGGACGAGGACAGCCTGCCGCCTTACGAGGTGCTGGACGCCATCCTCGAACGCTTGGTGGAACGCGAGCTGCCGGTCGCCGAGATCGTCGCGCAGGGCTATGACGCGGCGCTGGTGGCCCGCGTCGAGCGGATGCTGAACATCGCCGAGTACAAGCGCCGTCAGGCCGCGCCGGGGGTGAAGGTCACCACCCGCAATTTCGGCCGCGACCGGCGCTACCCGATCACCAACCGCTTCCGCGAGACGGCGTAG
- a CDS encoding class II 3-deoxy-7-phosphoheptulonate synthase: MSDRWTPDSWRAKPIQQVPEYPDATVLASVERQLASFPPLVFAGEARRLKRELAKVAKGEAFLLQGGDCAESFAEHSADNIRDFFRVFLQMAVVLTYAGASPVVKVGRIAGQFAKPRSTPMETVNGVELPSYRGDIVNDIEFTPEGRVPDPRRQLEAYRQSAATLNLLRAFANGGYASLGNAHQWMLGFIKDSPQSGRYQALADRITEALDFMRAIGIDPETHPEMRSTDFFTSHEALLLGYEQALTRVDSTTGDWYATSGHMIWIGDRTRQADHAHLEYARGVKNPVGLKCGPSLKPDDMLRLIDMLNPQNEAGRLTLIARFGADKVGDHLPALVRAVEREGRTVVWSCDPMHGNTIKAGSGYKTRPFDQILKEVKDFFAVHAAEGTYAGGVHLEMTGKNVTECTGGARAISDADLKDRYHTYCDPRLNAEQAIEMAFLVAELLKQERAGRVRPVTEAAE; this comes from the coding sequence ATGTCTGATCGCTGGACGCCGGATAGCTGGAGGGCCAAGCCCATTCAGCAGGTGCCTGAGTATCCGGACGCCACGGTTCTGGCGTCGGTGGAGCGTCAGCTTGCCTCGTTTCCCCCGCTGGTTTTTGCCGGTGAGGCGCGCCGCCTGAAGCGCGAGCTGGCCAAGGTCGCCAAGGGCGAGGCCTTCCTCCTGCAAGGCGGCGATTGCGCCGAGAGCTTCGCCGAGCATTCGGCCGACAACATCCGCGATTTCTTCCGCGTCTTCCTGCAGATGGCGGTGGTGCTGACCTATGCCGGCGCCTCGCCCGTGGTGAAGGTCGGTCGCATCGCCGGCCAGTTCGCCAAGCCGCGCTCCACGCCGATGGAGACGGTGAACGGGGTCGAACTGCCGTCCTACCGGGGCGACATCGTCAATGACATCGAGTTCACGCCGGAAGGGCGCGTGCCCGATCCGCGCCGCCAGCTCGAGGCGTACCGCCAGTCGGCGGCGACGCTGAACCTGCTGCGCGCCTTCGCCAATGGCGGCTATGCCAGCCTTGGCAATGCGCATCAGTGGATGCTCGGCTTCATCAAGGACAGCCCGCAGTCCGGCCGCTACCAGGCGCTGGCCGATCGCATCACCGAGGCGCTCGACTTCATGCGCGCCATCGGCATCGACCCGGAAACCCACCCGGAGATGCGCTCGACCGATTTCTTCACCAGCCACGAGGCGCTGCTGCTTGGCTATGAGCAGGCGCTGACGCGGGTGGATTCGACCACGGGCGACTGGTACGCGACCTCCGGCCACATGATCTGGATCGGCGACCGCACCCGCCAGGCCGACCATGCGCATCTGGAATATGCCCGTGGCGTGAAGAACCCGGTGGGCCTGAAGTGCGGCCCCTCGCTGAAGCCGGACGACATGCTGCGCCTCATCGACATGCTGAACCCGCAGAACGAGGCGGGCCGGCTGACGCTGATCGCCCGTTTCGGTGCCGACAAGGTGGGCGACCACCTGCCGGCCCTGGTGCGCGCGGTCGAGCGCGAGGGCCGCACCGTCGTGTGGTCGTGCGACCCCATGCACGGCAACACGATCAAGGCCGGCTCGGGCTACAAGACCCGCCCGTTCGACCAGATCCTCAAGGAGGTGAAGGACTTCTTCGCCGTCCATGCGGCCGAGGGCACTTATGCCGGCGGCGTGCATCTGGAAATGACCGGCAAGAACGTCACCGAATGCACCGGTGGCGCGCGGGCGATCTCGGATGCGGACCTCAAGGACCGCTACCACACCTATTGCGACCCGCGGCTCAATGCCGAGCAGGCCATCGAGATGGCCTTCCTCGTCGCCGAGCTGCTGAAGCAGGAACGCGCCGGCCGGGTTCGCCCGGTGACCGAAGCGGCTGAATGA
- the gor gene encoding glutathione-disulfide reductase translates to MGEHTDQYDVDLFVIGGGSGGVRAARIAATHGARVRIAEEYRLGGTCVIRGCVPKKLFVYAAHYAHDFEDAAGYGWTVEGARFDWSTLIANKDKEIARLEGAYRANLERTGVEIVAQRAVVDGPHAVRLADGTRVTARYILIATGGHPNLGLDIPGRELGITSNEIFHLERLPPRIVIQGAGYIALEFASLLATLGSDVTVVHRGHKVLAGFDEEIRERLADELAQNGVTFAFGATIESIHAVGAEKRVRLHDGRDLLADEVMLAIGRVPNTTGLGLDAVGVQLTANGAIVVDAESRSSVPSIYAVGDVTDRVQLTPVAIREGHSFADGVFGGKPWKVSYEVIPTAVFTEPEIGTVGMTEAQARAQGRRLNIYKADFRPLKATLSGRASRVLMKLVVDQKDDRLLGAHLVGPDSGEMVQLIAVAMNMGATKADFDRTMALHPSSAEELVTLRTKHHSSDPLPEVSSEATPAI, encoded by the coding sequence ATGGGCGAGCACACGGACCAGTACGACGTCGATCTTTTCGTCATCGGCGGGGGCTCGGGGGGCGTGCGCGCCGCCCGCATCGCGGCGACCCATGGCGCACGGGTCCGGATCGCCGAGGAATACCGCCTCGGCGGCACCTGCGTGATCCGTGGCTGCGTGCCCAAGAAGCTGTTCGTCTACGCCGCCCATTACGCCCATGATTTCGAGGACGCCGCCGGCTATGGCTGGACGGTGGAGGGCGCGCGCTTCGACTGGTCGACGCTGATCGCCAACAAGGACAAGGAGATCGCCCGTCTGGAGGGCGCCTATCGCGCCAATCTCGAGCGCACCGGCGTCGAGATCGTCGCCCAGCGCGCGGTGGTGGATGGCCCCCATGCGGTGCGGCTCGCCGACGGCACGCGCGTCACCGCCCGATACATCCTGATCGCCACGGGTGGGCACCCCAATCTCGGCCTCGACATTCCCGGCCGCGAACTCGGCATCACCTCGAACGAGATCTTCCATCTGGAGCGCCTGCCGCCGCGCATCGTCATCCAGGGCGCGGGCTATATCGCGCTGGAATTCGCCAGCCTGCTCGCCACGCTCGGCAGTGATGTGACCGTGGTGCATCGTGGCCACAAGGTGCTGGCCGGCTTCGACGAGGAGATCCGCGAGCGCCTCGCCGACGAGCTGGCTCAGAACGGCGTGACCTTCGCGTTCGGAGCCACCATCGAATCGATCCATGCGGTCGGCGCGGAGAAGCGCGTGCGGCTGCATGACGGGCGCGACCTGTTGGCCGACGAGGTGATGCTCGCCATCGGCCGCGTGCCGAACACCACCGGGCTCGGCCTCGACGCGGTCGGCGTGCAGCTCACCGCCAATGGCGCCATCGTTGTGGACGCCGAGTCCCGCTCCAGCGTGCCCTCGATCTATGCGGTGGGCGACGTGACGGACCGGGTCCAGCTCACCCCCGTCGCCATCCGCGAGGGGCACTCCTTCGCCGACGGCGTGTTTGGCGGGAAGCCGTGGAAGGTCAGTTACGAGGTGATCCCGACCGCCGTCTTTACCGAGCCGGAGATCGGCACGGTTGGCATGACCGAGGCGCAGGCGCGCGCGCAGGGGCGCCGGCTGAACATCTACAAGGCTGATTTCCGCCCGCTCAAGGCGACGCTTTCGGGGCGTGCGTCGCGCGTGCTGATGAAGCTGGTGGTCGACCAGAAGGACGACAGGCTACTCGGCGCCCATCTGGTTGGGCCGGATTCCGGTGAGATGGTGCAGCTGATTGCCGTCGCCATGAACATGGGCGCCACCAAGGCCGATTTCGACCGCACCATGGCGCTGCACCCCTCCAGCGCCGAGGAACTGGTGACGCTGCGCACCAAACACCACAGCAGCGACCCGCTGCCGGAAGTCTCGTCCGAGGCGACGCCGGCGATTTGA
- a CDS encoding Bug family tripartite tricarboxylate transporter substrate binding protein → MKHMFRGLLLAAAIAAPLGAASAEINELKIMAPAAPGGGWDQTARGMQHVLQTEKIVGNVQVLNVPGAGGTIGLAQFVNGAKGDPNALIVGGYVMVGAIITNKSPVNLSQVTPIARLTGEFEAIAVPASSPLKSMADLVAALKADPQKVSWAGGSAGGTDHITAGLIAKAIGVDPTKINYIAFSGGGESLASILGGKVTVGISSLSEFDAQAKAGKLRILGVSSAARLPEAKDIPTFKESGVDVEIQNWRMVAAAPGITPEQKKEISATIDKMVKSKAWTDLLAQKGWANTYLAGEAFDAQLAKDIAATQAILKDIGLAQ, encoded by the coding sequence ATGAAGCATATGTTCCGCGGCCTGCTGCTCGCCGCCGCCATCGCCGCGCCGCTCGGTGCCGCCTCGGCCGAGATCAATGAACTCAAGATCATGGCGCCGGCCGCCCCCGGCGGCGGCTGGGACCAGACTGCGCGCGGCATGCAGCATGTACTGCAGACCGAGAAGATCGTCGGCAATGTCCAGGTGCTGAACGTGCCGGGCGCCGGCGGCACGATCGGCCTCGCCCAGTTCGTCAACGGCGCCAAGGGCGATCCGAACGCGCTGATCGTCGGCGGCTATGTGATGGTCGGCGCCATCATCACCAACAAGTCGCCGGTGAACCTCAGCCAGGTGACCCCGATCGCCCGCCTCACCGGCGAGTTCGAGGCCATCGCCGTCCCCGCCAGCTCGCCGCTCAAGTCGATGGCGGACCTCGTTGCCGCGCTGAAGGCTGATCCGCAGAAGGTCTCCTGGGCCGGCGGCTCGGCGGGCGGCACCGACCACATCACCGCCGGCCTGATCGCCAAGGCGATCGGCGTCGACCCGACCAAGATCAACTACATCGCCTTCTCCGGCGGCGGCGAATCGCTCGCCTCCATCCTCGGCGGCAAGGTCACGGTCGGCATCTCCAGCCTCTCCGAGTTCGACGCCCAGGCGAAGGCCGGCAAGCTGCGCATCCTCGGCGTGTCGAGCGCCGCGCGCCTGCCCGAGGCCAAGGACATCCCGACCTTCAAGGAATCGGGTGTCGACGTCGAGATCCAGAACTGGCGCATGGTCGCCGCCGCGCCCGGCATCACGCCGGAGCAGAAGAAGGAAATCTCGGCCACCATCGACAAGATGGTGAAGTCGAAGGCCTGGACCGACCTGCTCGCCCAAAAGGGCTGGGCCAACACCTATCTGGCGGGCGAGGCCTTCGATGCCCAGCTCGCCAAGGACATCGCCGCCACCCAGGCGATCCTGAAGGACATCGGTCTCGCCCAGTGA
- a CDS encoding tripartite tricarboxylate transporter TctB family protein translates to MSDTRISSTKRPDKAGFVIAFGLAVLALVVGWDAWRLSSVNAFSAVGPAAFPTIIAAGLAILSVATAIEAIREGEVERPRDELGPMAWVLAGLIGQIVLLPFLGFSIATGWLFAATAKGFGKGPLWGHLIAGTVMCFVIYVIFAKGLQLSLPAGPIERLI, encoded by the coding sequence ATGAGCGATACGCGCATCTCATCCACCAAGCGGCCAGACAAGGCCGGGTTCGTCATCGCCTTCGGGCTCGCCGTGCTGGCGCTGGTGGTCGGCTGGGACGCCTGGCGCCTGTCCAGCGTCAACGCCTTCTCGGCGGTCGGTCCCGCCGCTTTCCCGACCATCATCGCCGCCGGCCTCGCCATTCTGTCCGTTGCGACCGCCATCGAGGCGATCCGCGAGGGCGAGGTCGAGCGCCCGCGTGACGAGCTGGGGCCGATGGCCTGGGTGCTCGCCGGCCTCATCGGCCAGATCGTCCTCCTCCCCTTCCTCGGCTTCTCCATCGCCACCGGCTGGCTGTTCGCGGCGACCGCGAAGGGCTTCGGCAAAGGCCCGCTCTGGGGCCACCTGATCGCCGGCACGGTGATGTGCTTCGTCATCTATGTGATCTTCGCCAAGGGCCTGCAGCTTTCGCTGCCCGCCGGCCCGATCGAACGGCTGATCTGA